In a genomic window of Lepisosteus oculatus isolate fLepOcu1 chromosome 3, fLepOcu1.hap2, whole genome shotgun sequence:
- the im:7138535 gene encoding protein FAM98C isoform X2 translates to MHCPHPALGHGLDSAHARRTAIEFLVSELQATQILRARERHQGGAEGARAARGGEEETRGEGKAGTEEGRGEARAVDKDTGDSGEMERELLLLCRALDLQPSSLLTVVQGEVVSRLARLPGGAPPRPLLKLPLTSEQWARMEEIHQALRQEYECRRHMMIKRFQVTVGSFHWGERGQDRSRLMSTVLQPLESALSPLPATSLCHLLATREDQSRIVATSCGEARRVTCCAVNKVLMGSVPDRGGRPGEIEPPMPSWGARRQGGGGRGGRRYSGKKKNKKKE, encoded by the exons ATGCACTGCCCTCACCCCGCCCTGGGGCACGGCCTGGACAGCGCGCACGCCCGCCGCACGGCCATCG AGTTCCTGGTCTCCGAGCTCCAGGCGACACAGATTCTACGAGCAAGAGAGCGGCACCAGGGGGGGGCAGAGGGAGCGCGGGCCGCGAGAGGCGGAGAGGAGGAAACGAGGGGAGAAGGGAAAGCAGGCACAGAGGAGGGACGGGGGGAGGCAAGAGCTGTGGATAAAGACACAGGAGACAGTGGAGAAATGGAGAGAGAGCTGCTCTTGCTGTGCCGGGCCCTGGATCTCCAGCCCAGCTCCTTGTTGACTGTGGTACAAGGTGAG GTGGTGTCACGCCTTGCCCGACTGCCAGGGGGCGCTCCCCCAAGGCCACTGCTGAAGTTGCCCTTAACCTCAGAGCAATGG GCCCGCATGGAGGAGATCCATCAGGCTCTCCGTCAGGAATATGAGTGTCGGCGTCACATGATGATCAAGCGCTTCCAGGTCACAGTCGGCTCTTTCCACTGGGGCGAGAGAGGACAG GACCGGAGTCGGCTGATGTCCACCGTGCTGCAGCCTCTAGAGAGCGCTCTCTCCCCGCTGCCAGCCACCTCCCTCTGCCACCTGCTGGCCACCAGGGAGGACCAGTCGCGCATCGTGGCCACGAGCTGCGGAGAGGCCCGGCGTGTCACCTGCTGCGCCGTCAACAAG GTGCTGATGGGCAGTGTGCCGGACCGAGGGGGCCGCCCTGGGGAGATCGAACCGCCCATGCCCTCCTGGGGAGCCCGGAGACAGGGAGGGGGAGGCCGCGGGGGCCGGAGGTACTCCGGCAAGAAGAAGAACAAGAAGAaagagtga
- the im:7138535 gene encoding protein FAM98C isoform X1: MDEDKGMLGALRALGYRDSVCGSGCQCQCEDAQCSVFPPLILWLLSQLRDSGGLEQDSSSPGQGCDGGACPAALEQLSAALEEMHCPHPALGHGLDSAHARRTAIEFLVSELQATQILRARERHQGGAEGARAARGGEEETRGEGKAGTEEGRGEARAVDKDTGDSGEMERELLLLCRALDLQPSSLLTVVQGEVVSRLARLPGGAPPRPLLKLPLTSEQWARMEEIHQALRQEYECRRHMMIKRFQVTVGSFHWGERGQDRSRLMSTVLQPLESALSPLPATSLCHLLATREDQSRIVATSCGEARRVTCCAVNKVLMGSVPDRGGRPGEIEPPMPSWGARRQGGGGRGGRRYSGKKKNKKKE, translated from the exons ATGGACGAAGACAAAGGGATGTTAGGTGCTCTCCGAGCTTTAGG GTACAGAGACAGTGTGTGTGGCAgtgggtgtcagtgtcagtgtgaggaTGCACAGTGCTCTGTGTTCCCTCCTCTCATTCTCTGGCTCCTGTCACAGCTGAGGGACTCTGGTGGTCTGGAACAGGACAGCAGCAGCCCTGGACAAG gctGTGACGGCGGCGCCTGCCCTGCGGCCCTGGAGCAGCTGAGCGCCGCGCTGGAGGAGATGCACTGCCCTCACCCCGCCCTGGGGCACGGCCTGGACAGCGCGCACGCCCGCCGCACGGCCATCG AGTTCCTGGTCTCCGAGCTCCAGGCGACACAGATTCTACGAGCAAGAGAGCGGCACCAGGGGGGGGCAGAGGGAGCGCGGGCCGCGAGAGGCGGAGAGGAGGAAACGAGGGGAGAAGGGAAAGCAGGCACAGAGGAGGGACGGGGGGAGGCAAGAGCTGTGGATAAAGACACAGGAGACAGTGGAGAAATGGAGAGAGAGCTGCTCTTGCTGTGCCGGGCCCTGGATCTCCAGCCCAGCTCCTTGTTGACTGTGGTACAAGGTGAG GTGGTGTCACGCCTTGCCCGACTGCCAGGGGGCGCTCCCCCAAGGCCACTGCTGAAGTTGCCCTTAACCTCAGAGCAATGG GCCCGCATGGAGGAGATCCATCAGGCTCTCCGTCAGGAATATGAGTGTCGGCGTCACATGATGATCAAGCGCTTCCAGGTCACAGTCGGCTCTTTCCACTGGGGCGAGAGAGGACAG GACCGGAGTCGGCTGATGTCCACCGTGCTGCAGCCTCTAGAGAGCGCTCTCTCCCCGCTGCCAGCCACCTCCCTCTGCCACCTGCTGGCCACCAGGGAGGACCAGTCGCGCATCGTGGCCACGAGCTGCGGAGAGGCCCGGCGTGTCACCTGCTGCGCCGTCAACAAG GTGCTGATGGGCAGTGTGCCGGACCGAGGGGGCCGCCCTGGGGAGATCGAACCGCCCATGCCCTCCTGGGGAGCCCGGAGACAGGGAGGGGGAGGCCGCGGGGGCCGGAGGTACTCCGGCAAGAAGAAGAACAAGAAGAaagagtga